A stretch of the Oncorhynchus clarkii lewisi isolate Uvic-CL-2024 chromosome 9, UVic_Ocla_1.0, whole genome shotgun sequence genome encodes the following:
- the LOC139417408 gene encoding G-protein coupled receptor 61-like, with product MEPPVDSSTSPWNSSQSSLSGLPGPWLPAFPASLHPNASKVSLPVDTGASRAPLAQSLALCVMLLMDLLAVVGNLAVMAVITKTPQLRKFAFVFHLCLVDLLAALVLMPLGMLPDRVLAHDEALCRSYLCLSVGLVSAAILSISAINVERYYYIVHPMRHEVKMTVGVVVTVLVGIWIKAIVTSAMPLLGWVFQGSQGVGVELGGGLEDPMIPSHPSQRRCSLHWTGGGGTTRLIFMLFFTFVYFLCPVLIILVVYCNMFKVARVAAMQHGPLPTGMDTPGPRPHRSESLSSQSTMAASLGGPGGGPGGPCPPLRTPSQRTFNGGKAAAVLVAVGGQFLCCWLPYFSFHLYAALVSTPPASLASDQMEEVVTWIGYFCFTSNPLFYGCLNRQIRTELGRSLACIFKRAGPGNGDQLASREASIEENFLQFLQGTGCNLEPCESQAHSRASRPEELEEAGERGPLQDGPCQENTLVQEHTPVDFHIPGQIIEETSEFLEQQHLNLNNDINLADNCCRVHRTLLDSA from the exons atggAGCCTCCTGTTGACAGCTCCACTTCCCCCTGGAACTcttcccagtcctctctctccggACTTCCAG GTCCCTGGCTCCCAGCCTTCCCAGCCTCGCTGCACCCCAATGCCTCTAAAGTGAGTCTTCCCGTGGACACCGGCGCCAGCAGAGCCCCCCTGGCCCAGTCCCTGGCCCTGTGTGTGATGCTTCTCATGGACCTCTTAGCGGTCGTAGGCAACCTAGCCGTCATGGCTGTCATCACCAAGACGCCGCAGCTGAGGAAGTTCGCCTTCGTGTTCCACCTGTGTCTGGTTGACCTGCTGGCGGCTCTGGTCCTGATGCCTCTGGGCATGCTGCCGGACCGGGTTTTGGCGCACGACGAGGCACTGTGCCGGAGCTACCTCTGTCTTAGCGTGGGTCTGGTCAGTGCCGCCATCTTATCTATCTCTGCCATCAACGTGGAGAGGTACTATTATATTGTCCACCCCATGCGCCATGAGGTCAAGATGACCGTGGGGGTGGTTGTGACGGTGTTGGTCGGGATCTGGATCAAAGCTATTGTAACGTCAGCAATGCCACTCCTGGGCTGGGTCTTCCAGGGGAGCCAGGGGGTAGGGGTCGAACTCGGAGGGGGACTAGAGGATCCCATGATCCCGAGTCATCCAAGCCAGAGACGTTGCTCCCTACACTGGACCGGAGGAGGAGGGACCACACGGTTAATATTCATGCTCTTCTTCACCTTTGTCTACTTCCTGTGTCCAGTGCTGATCATCCTTGTTGTGTACTGTAACATGTTTAAAGTAGCCAGGGTGGCAGCCATGCAGCATGGCCCCTTACCTACCGGGATGGACACACCTGGGCCCCGCCCTCACCGCTCTGAGTCCCTCAGCAGCCAATCCACCATGGCTGCCAGCCTGGGAGGCCCCGGAGGTGGCCCTGGGGGCCCATGTCCTCCACTCCGCACCCCCAGTCAGAGGACCTTCAACGGGGGTAAAGCTGCGGCAGTCCTGGTGGCGGTTGGAGGCCAGTTCCTATGCTGCTGGCTGCCTTACTTCTCCTTTCACCTGTATGCCGCCCTGGTCTCCACCCCCCCGGCCTCCCTGGCTTCGGACCAGATGGAGGAAGTCGTGACCTGGATCGGTTACTTCTGCTTCACCTCTAACCCCTTATTCTACGGCTGTCTGAACCGGCAGATCCGCACGGAGCTGGGCCGAAGCCTGGCCTGTATCTTTAAGCGGGCGGGGCCGGGCAACGGGGATCAGCTGGCCAGCCGAGAGGCCTCCATCGAGGAGAACTTCCTCCAGTTCCTCCAGGGGACAGGGTGCAATCTGGAGCCCTGCGAATCTCAGGCACACAGCAGGGCTAGCAGGccagaggagctggaggaggcgGGGGAGAGGGGCCCTCTTCAAGATGGACCTTGTCAGGAGAACACGCTGGTCCAGGAACACACGCCTGTTGACTTCCACATCCCTGGACAGATTATCGAGGAGACCTCTGAGTTCTTGGAGCAGCAGCATCTGAATCTGAACAATGACATCAACCTAGCAGACAACTGCTGCAGGGTACACAGAACATTGCTGGACAGCGCCTGA